One stretch of Punica granatum isolate Tunisia-2019 chromosome 5, ASM765513v2, whole genome shotgun sequence DNA includes these proteins:
- the LOC116207606 gene encoding pentatricopeptide repeat-containing protein At1g62670, mitochondrial-like: MDVLGLACHISIWNIFINCLCHLKEVDLGFSALAKLIKLGLRPNSVTLNTLVNGLCSKGIISKAVMLADEMSSIGFEPNSVTRATIIKGLVRTGKTDLAVRLIGKWEKVSGRLDAFAYNTAIDGLCKQGRVIEAFNLFNKMVFQAIQPDIVTYNSLIHGLCCSIQWKEAVVLSYKMGDKGVQPNLLTYNSLLHGLCQLGRWREANILLKQMVAEEIQPSVVTYNTLIRAQCNMGQWHEVHRLFQEMVQRGILPNVNTFNILVDAFCKEGKLSEAERVVEMMAQKGVEPNVVTYNSLIDGYCLHNRMVDAAKLFGLMLERYYAPNVVTYNALINGYCKSKQIDKAWLLYQEMLDKGLIPDVVTHTTLIGGFCLVGNFHAAEQLFDKMHAYGQSPNVQSYATMLDGLCKAKQVDKAIAMFQQMENHKLEPDIVIYNILINGLCNAGKLEPARELFKGLSAKKVEPDVVAFNTLINGLCNEGHINEAFTLFNEMEGRGCVPNSGTYNVLVRGFLRNGDKFSVEQLLREMNQKGLAADASTAELLLDLLSNDASILQLVHNI, from the coding sequence ATGGATGTGTTAGGGCTCGCCTGCCATATCTCTATCTGGAATATCTTTATAAATTGCCTCTGCCATCTCAAGGAAGTGGATCTCGGTTTCTCTGCTTTGGCTAAACTGATAAAACTTGGGCTTCGACCGAACTCCGTCACCCTGAATACTCTGGTCAATGGGCTTTGTTCCAAGGgtataatttcaaaagcagTGATGCTTGCCGATGAGATGTCGAGCATTGGGTTCGAGCCCAACTCAGTCACCCGTGCAACAATTATAAAGGGTTTGGTGAGGACTGGCAAGACTGACCTTGCCGTCAGATTGATCGGCAAGTGGGAGAAAGTGAGCGGCAGGCTGGACGCATTTGCTTATAACACAGCCATTGATGGCTTATGCAAGCAGGGACGAGTAATAGAGGCTTTCAACCTCTTTAACAAAATGGTTTTCCAAGCCATTCAACCCGACATTGTCACTTATAACTCCCTCATTCATGGTCTTTGTTGTTCGATCCAGTGGAAAGAGGCTGTCGTCCTGTCATATAAGATGGGAGATAAGGGTGTTCAACCAAATTTATTGACTTATAACTCCTTGCTTCACGGTTTATGCCAGCTAGGTCGATGGAGAGAAGCCAACATTCTGTTGAAACAAATGGTGGCAGAGGAGATCCAACCAAGTGTCGTTACTTACAACACTCTGATTCGGGCTCAGTGCAACATGGGGCAATGGCATGAGGTCCATAGACTGTTTCAGGAGATGGTGCAGAGGGGAATACTTCCGAACGTAAATACATTCAATATTTTGGTGGATGCATTCTGTAAAGAAGGGAAACTTTCAGAAGCAGAGCGCGTCGTCGAAATGATGGCCCAGAAAGGTGTGGAGCCCAATGTAGTCACATACAATTCACTGATTGATGGGTATTGCCTTCATAATCGTATGGTTGATGCTGCTAAGTTATTCGGTCTGATGCTTGAACGGTATTATGCTCCCAATGTAGTCACTTATAATGCATTGATCAATGGATATTGCAAGTCCAAACAAATCGATAAAGCATGGCTTCTATATCAAGAAATGCTAGACAAGGGTCTGATTCCTGATGTGGTGACGCACACTACTCTCATCGGGGGCTTCTGCCTCGTTGGCAATTTTCATGCTGCAGAGCAGCTATTTGACAAGATGCATGCTTATGGGCAATCTCCAAACGTCCAAAGTTACGCCACTATGTTAGATGGCTTGTGTAAAGCAAAACAAGTAGACAAGGCAATTGCGATGTTCCAGCAAATGGAGAATCATAAGTTGGAGCCTGACATTGTGATTTACAATATCCTCATCAATGGTCTATGCAATGCAGGGAAGCTCGAACCTGCAagagaacttttcaaaggttTGTCTGCAAAAAAGGTGGAACCTGATGTTGTCGCTTTCAACACATTGATTAATGGATTGTGTAATGAAGGTCATATAAACGAAGCCTTCACATTGTTTAATGAGATGGAAGGAAGGGGATGTGTCCCGAATTCAGGCACATACAATGTGTTGGTTAGAGGATTTCTTAGAAATGGCGACAAGTTTAGTGTGGAGCAGTTGCTACGAGAAATGAATCAGAAAGGTCTCGCTGCAGATGCATCAACAGCCGAACTCTTGCTTGATCTATTATCAAATGATGCGTCGATTCTACAACTAGTACATAATATTTAG